The following proteins are co-located in the Anomalospiza imberbis isolate Cuckoo-Finch-1a 21T00152 chromosome Z, ASM3175350v1, whole genome shotgun sequence genome:
- the ESM1 gene encoding endothelial cell-specific molecule 1 encodes MEHLPLQDMKGFLFLTLLLMPVPAGAAWNAKYAVDCPDPCDSNACKSTARCKRTVLDDCGCCRVCAAALGETCYRTVSGMDGVKCGPGLKCQFYTEEDDFGDEFGICKECPYGSYGMECRKACNCPSGICDRVTGKCLKFPFFQLSASKPPNRRKISSHTDNDMASGDGNSVKEEFVKEKVIRSPVMKWLNPR; translated from the exons ATGGAGCATTTACCCCTGCAAGACATGAAGGGCTTTCTGTTCCTCACACTCCTCCTGATGCCTGtgcctgctggagctgcttggAATGCGAAATACGCAGTAGATTGCCCTGATCCCTGTGACAGTAATGCATGCAAAAGTACCGCACGCTGTAAGCGAACAGTGCTGGATGactgtggctgctgcagagtgtgtgcagctgctctgggggagACTTGCTATCGTACTGTCTCGGGTATGGATGGTGTCAAGTGTGGTCCTGGGCTGAAGTGCCAGTTTTACACTGAGGAGGATGACTTTGGTGATGAATTTGGTATCTGCAAAG agtgtCCCTATGGTAGCTATGGAATGGAATGCAGGAAAGCCTGCAACTGTCCCTCTGGCATCTGTGACAGAGTAACAGGGAAGTGTCTGAAGTTCCCGTTTTTTCAACTGTCTGCTTCAAAGCCTCCAAATCGACGAAAAATATCttcacacacag acAATGACATGGCATCAGGGGATGGAAATTCTGTAAAAGAGGAATTCGTTAAAGAGAAAGTTATTCGCTCTCCAGTAATGAAATGGCTAAATCCTCGCTGA